From a single Solanum dulcamara chromosome 4, daSolDulc1.2, whole genome shotgun sequence genomic region:
- the LOC129887162 gene encoding probable aspartic proteinase GIP2, which produces MPSLVQFIPLFPFFFLISFSVSHGPFLPKAIIHPVNKDPSTLQYVTQLYMGANHLAPIKLVVNLGGSFLWTDCGLSSSQKLVPCNSLKCSMAKPNGCTNSPGFDNNKICGLNTENPFTKLAATGELAEDMFAVEFIDELKTGSIASIHQFLFSCTSATLLQGLARGAKGMLGLGNSRIALPSQLSDTFGFQRKFALCLSSSNGAIISGESPYLSLLSHDVSRSMLYTPLISSRDGGVLQEYYINVKSIKINGKKLSLNTSLFTMDGEGHGGTKISTISPFTTMKSSIYKTFVDTYERFGFSMELSKVEPIAPFGLCFSTKVGGLNVPTIDLVLQSEMVKWRIYGRNSMVKISDEVMCLGFLDGGVNQKASIVIGGHQLEDNLLEFNLGTSMLGFTSSLAMRETSCSDFMFSKDSSAFDS; this is translated from the coding sequence ATGCCTTCACTTGTTCAATTCATACCTctatttcctttctttttcttgatttctttctCTGTTTCTCATGGACCCTTTTTGCCAAAGGCCATTATTCACCCTGTAAACAAAGATCCATCTACTCTTCAGTATGTTACTCAACTCTACATGGGTGCTAATCATCTTGCCCCCATCAAATTAGTTGTAAATCTTGGAGGTTCATTTCTCTGGACTGATTGTGGTTTATCTTCAAGTCAAAAACTTGTACCTTGTAATTCACTCAAATGCTCCATGGCTAAGCCTAATGGTTGCACTAATTCTCCTGGATTTGACAACAACAAGATTTGTGGTCTGAACACAGAAAACCCCTTCACAAAATTGGCTGCAACAGGGGAATTAGCAGAGGATATGTTTGCTGTTGAATTTATAGATGAGTTAAAAACAGGTTCAATTGCTTCAATCCATCAATTCTTGTTTTCTTGTACATCAGCTACTCTGTTACAGGGCCTTGCTAGAGGTGCTAAAGGTATGTTAGGCCTTGGAAATTCAAGAATTGCATTGCCATCTCAGTTGTCTGATACATTTGGTTTCCAGAGGAAATTTGCTCTTTGTTTGTCTTCTTCAAATGGTGCTATAATTTCTGGTGAAAGTCCTTACTTGTCACTTTTGAGTCATGATGTTTCAAGATCCATGCTTTACACACCTCTGATTTCCTCCAGAGATGGTGGAGTTTTACAAGAGTATTACATCAATGTCAAATCCATTAAAATCAATGGCAAGAAATTGTCTTTGAACACATCTTTGTTTACAATGGATGGAGAAGGTCATGGAGGGACAAAGATTAGTACAATTTCCCCTTTTACAACCATGAAGAGCTCAATTTATAAGACATTTGTTGATACTTATGAAAGATTTGGTTTTTCAATGGAATTGTCTAAGGTAGAACCCATAGCACCATTTGGTCTTTGCTTTAGTACAAAAGTAGGGGGGCTAAATGTGCCAACTATTGATCTTGTGTTGCAAAGTGAGATGGTTAAGTGGAGAATTTATGGAAGAAATTCAATGGTGAAAATAAGTGATGAAGTGATGTGTTTGGGATTCTTGGATGGAGGGGTGAATCAAAAGGCATCAATTGTTATAGGGGGTCACCAGTTGGAGGATAATCTTTTGGAATTTAACTTGGGAACTTCTATGCTTGGATTTACTTCTTCATTGGCAATGAGAGAAACAAGCTGTTCTGACTTCATGTTCTCAAAGGATTCTTCAGCTTTTGATTCTTGA